In one Capricornis sumatraensis isolate serow.1 chromosome 1, serow.2, whole genome shotgun sequence genomic region, the following are encoded:
- the LOC138081476 gene encoding olfactory receptor 5H2-like: MDTINATSLTEFVLTGLTYQPDWHIHLFLTFLIIYLITTVGNLGLIALIYNDPHLHIPMYLFLGSLAFVDAWISSTVTPKMLVNFLAKRKMISLSECITQLFSFAFSATTECFLLATMAFDRYVAICKPLLYSVIMTKRLCIRLSVLSFVGGLIHSIIHIGFLFRLTFCKSNIIHHFYCDIMPLFKISCTDPSINVLMVFIFSGSIQVFTILTVLVSYILVLFTILKNKSIQGIRKAFSTCGAHLLSVSLYYGPLLFRYVHPGSAQTDAQDMIDSLFYTVIIPLLNPIIYSLRNKKVIDSLTKVLKRNV; the protein is encoded by the coding sequence ATGGATACTATAAATGCAACATCACTGACAGAATTTGTTCTCACAGGACTTACATATCAACCAGATTGGCATATTCACCTGTTCCTGACGTTCCTGATAATATACCTCATCACCACTGTAGGAAATCTTGGACTAATTGCTCTCATCTACAATGACCCTCACCTTCACATCCCCATGTACTTATTCCTTGGGAGTCTAGCCTTTGTGGATGCTTGGATCTCATCCACTGTGACTCCCAAGATGCTCGTCAACTTCCTGGCCAAGAGGAAGATGATCTCTCTCTCTGAATGCATAACACAGttgttttcctttgcattcagcGCAACCACAGAATGTTTTCTCTTGGCAACAATGGCATTTGATCGGTATGTGGCCATATGCAAACCATTACTTTATTCAGTGATTATGACCAAGAGATTATGCATCCGACTATCAGTCTTATCATTTGTAGGTGGCCTTATTCATTCCATAATTCATATAGGTTTTTTATTCAGATTAACCTTCTGTAAGTCTAACATAATACACCACTTTTATTGTGACATCATGCCACTATTTAAGATTTCTTGTACTGACCCTTCAATCAATGTTCTGATGGTATTTATTTTCTCAGGGTCAATACAAGTGTTCACCATTCTTACTGTTCTTGTCTCTTATATACTTGTTCTCTTTacaatcttaaaaaacaaatccATACAAGGCATAAGgaaggccttctccacctgtggaGCCCACCTCCTATCTGTCTCTTTATATTATGGGCCTCTTCTCTTCAGGTATGTGCACCCTGGTTCTGCACAAACAGATGCTCAAGATATGATAGACTCTCTATTTTACACTGTTATAATCCCTTTGTTAAATCCAATCATCTATAGcctgagaaataagaaagtcatAGACTCACTGACAAAAGTGTTAAAGAGAAATGTTTAG